TTACTTGGCTGATGTGTATCCTTGAAGAAATAAAGCTGTTTATTGTCGACATCAAAGTATACTCCGTACTGATTATTTTCCGCCACAGCTTTACTTCGCGCCTGGCGAAGGTAATTCAGATTTTGTTTAGCTTCGCCTTTAAGCTTCATATTTGGAATCCAATCGAAAAAGCTGGGGGCTGCCATTGATGCCGTTATTCCTATTATAACAACAACAATCATCATCTCTAACATTGTAAACCCAGCCTGCTTATGATTTTTTATTCTATTCATTTTTCAACCTCATTATTAATTGTGCTTATAAATATTTCTTTAGTCTCACCGTTGTTGAATAACTTTTTCGGGCTATCTTGCTTGGCAAGTTATCCTTACAATTGACAAGCGTTATCTCAATTTGCGCTATGTCGGGGGTTAGCTCCAAATATCGAAGAGATTCTACGCCATCGATAATTATCTTAACGGAACCGTCAATCGATTCATAAAGAGCTCCGCAACCCTCGATATGATTCACATAATACATTATTTCAACATCATTATGCCGCAAGATTAGCGTATCAGATTTTTCGTTATGATTAATCTGCATCGGATTCTGGTTATTAGTGTTTGCATAACCGGCAAGTTTAAAATGATAACCGATTTT
Above is a genomic segment from Candidatus Zixiibacteriota bacterium containing:
- a CDS encoding GspH/FimT family pseudopilin yields the protein MNRIKNHKQAGFTMLEMMIVVVIIGITASMAAPSFFDWIPNMKLKGEAKQNLNYLRQARSKAVAENNQYGVYFDVDNKQLYFFKDTHQPSNAIYSNGADSLIEGPIDMESNFEYSDCTFNNNTVIFFSDGSASTSGSIDIERPEQAEYFIISLLAATGKVKLERSS